Genomic DNA from Halobacteriovorax sp. DA5:
AAGCTCTAGAAATTTCTTCATTACACGAGCGGCCTCGTGCTTAATATCATCGTGATTTAGTTTAGTATTCTCAATCCCTGCGGCCATATTTGTCACACAAGAGATACCAAGAACATCAAGTCCCATGTGGTTAGCAGCAATACACTCTTGTACTGTCGACATTCCAACAAGGTCTCCACCAAAATTACGATACATACGAATTTCCGCCGGAGTTTCATAAGTTGGTCCCATTACACCAACATAAACACCTTCTTTAAGATCATATGAAATATTCTTTGCCGAAGCATGTGCAATTTCTTTAAGAGCAGGTGACCATGCATAAGTCATATCTGGAAAACGAGTTCCTAGCTCTTCAATATTTTCTCCCACAAGACAGTTTTCACCAGTTAAGTTTAGGTGATCTGTAATTAGAACAAGTGAACCAG
This window encodes:
- a CDS encoding purine-nucleoside phosphorylase, giving the protein MHAIFKRLEETKSYIQSKYDKAPDIGVILGSGLGEFANLLENKVEISYEEIPGFKKTKVKGHKGQLVMGELGGKVVAVMQGRIHRYEGHSLDEVVFPVRVLKTLGIKNLIITNAAGGINLDYSSGSLVLITDHLNLTGENCLVGENIEELGTRFPDMTYAWSPALKEIAHASAKNISYDLKEGVYVGVMGPTYETPAEIRMYRNFGGDLVGMSTVQECIAANHMGLDVLGISCVTNMAAGIENTKLNHDDIKHEAARVMKKFLELLEEVISNIK